The DNA segment AGTATCTGCGTTTGCCGCTGCCGTGCGCGGCCACTGGTCGATCGAGTCGATGCACTGGACGTTGGACGTAACCTTTCGCGAGGACGCCCAGCAGACCAGTGAGCGGGCCTTAGTCAACAACCTCAGTTGGCTACGACGCTTCGCCATCTCGCTACTTAAACGCGGGCAGAAGAAGAACGAGAGCATCGTCGGTCGCATGGAATTAGCAGCCTACAATACCGACATCCTCGAGCAAGTCCTTGGCGGGCAATGACTTAATTACGCGCTGGCCGTGGGCTATGCTCGAGCATTCTTCCAACGAATTAGTAAGACGCCAACAACCATCAACGAAACTCCAATTACCGCATACATAAACCAATTCGTTCCAAACTGAGGTTCAGGCAATCCATAGTACGACAGTCGAAATTCTTTCTCCGGAACATCCTCTCGGATGATTTTGATAGTTCGTTGAAAAGTGCTCTGAGAATTTTCTGGTTCATCCGCATATCTCATGCTACTGATCATTTCCTTAACAATTGGGTTCCCAGAGGAGGTCGGTTGGTACGAATAGGTATTATGAATTGAAGAAATGTCCTCACCGTTTCTAGCGACCCATACGCATCCGAACTCCACAATCGCCAAGTTGAGCCTGTTATCATGAACAGAGTAAGCGTCTCTAAATCGCGGTAGTCGAGGGTTGTCCTGCCCCAACGACTTGAATTCTACCCGCACCAATTCACCTTGGTGCTCGACCTTCTCAATTTGTCCAACGTCGCTTAACAGATAATCTGCTAGCACACCAAAGTCGTAGACTTCCTGTGTAGAAACAGTAGCCAAACTCGATCGAATCATTCTAGTTAGCCCCGGATCGAGCGCGAGCTCACCGTTGAGGTCGATCAATTCATCGAGAGTGAAATTTTCTCGCTGCTTGTTTAACCTGAACCCATAATCGGGATTCATTGCAATCACACCGATTGCCCTAGAATTCTTCTTGTTCGAAACTTCCCTTGATTCGATTCTAACCAGACATTCGGGACCGCGCACCAGAAGTTCATACTCTGCCACAGCTTTCGCTGCTGACTTACCAAGCGCCTTCTTTGCTGCCAATAACTCTTTCGAGTAATTCCTATTCACATTGTGCTCCGAGCGATCGGTCACTTCCGCGACACGAATGTGGACGGTTCGATCCCCATTAATAATTTTGGGCGACAGCGAACCTCGTATTGACTTCAAAAGCCTTGTGTCTATTTCAGCTCTGCAAGGCAATATCCCACTCATGCTGAAAACGCCAATCGCGAAGATCGTACGCAACCTGCTCATAGTCACCCTAATTTGGTTCTGAATATCCAATGATTTTGACACCACAAGTCAGAACATGACTTTCACTCGTAAAAAATCGACTCGATGTTCAAAACTTCCGCCCTCGCGCAGCGAGCTTGCCTTGAGTTCGATTGAGCTGCCCGAGCAGTTGTTCATTCTGTCACCCGAAATGCACGAATGAAAAATATCCCAATGGAATAGCTGGGCGTATCGTTGACGGCGGTTTGCCGGTGCAATTTAATCCTGGGGCAGATTACCAGTGTGATTGAATCAGTATTCTGGAGGGAATTCAAGCATCTAAATCGAACATCGGAAAGTTTTTGTTGTCAAATAGCATTTGACTACTTTGGGGGGATGGCTGGAAGAAAAGATTGGATGATGCTCGATGCTATGGCAGAGCTTGCGGGGGTGCGAGTTGAATGTGCGGAGGAATAGGCATGGGTTGTGGTGGTCGGTGGCGCTGTAGCACGAAGCGAAACGATCCACCAGACGAGCCGGTGGCGTTGGACTTTGGAAGTCATGCCACTTACGTGCCTATGACCCCATAACTACCGCTGTGCTCACGTCTCGAAACAGAAGCTTGCAGTAGCGGTTCAGCCGAGCTTGGGACGCAGTTTTACTAAGCCATTGGTGCCATCATGCGATCTCACAATTGTGGATTCGTGGCCTAGCGCGTTGAAGTTGCTTCGCCTATGAGACACCAGCCAATCAAGCTAAACTAGGGCAGTCCGGATTTCACCTGGAATTGGCGATCGACAAGGGATTCGGTCGCTAGGGACTGGCTGAAGGACATCACCTCGAGCGCGACGGTAGATACCGACCAACCACCGACTCGCGACGGTGGCTGCGAATCAATCGCTGCCAGCGCGAAGGTGGCTACCGACCGGCTATTGCGGCGACAATAGTTGCTACCGATTGGCGACTCGTTTAAGTAACCAGCAACCATGAATTCACCAGCCGGCTTGTCACGCGATGCTATTGCGGCTGAGTATTTTGAGTTGCTGCCGTTTACGCCTTATCCGATTCAAGAGGAGGCGCTGCTGGCCTATTTTACGTCGCCCCAAGGCGTACTGGTATGTGCGCCGACTGGGACCGGCAAGACGTTGATCGCTGAAGCGGCGGTCTATGAAGCGCTGCGGGGTGGTACGCGCGCCTACTATACCACGCCGCTGATCGCGCTGACGGATCAGAAGCTGCATGAACTGCGTGCGTCGGCGGTGCGCTGGGGATTTCGCGAAAGCGATATCGGCTTGGTCACGGGCAATCGACGAGTCAACGCGGATGCACCGGTACTGGTGGTGGTGGCCGAAATCCTGCTCAATCGACTGCTGCAGCCCGAGACCTTTGATTTCAGCCAAGTCCACGCGGTGGTAATGGATGAATTTCACAGCTTTAACGACCCCGAACGCGGCATCGTGTGGGAGCTGACTTTGGGCATGTTGCCCGCCCACACCCGTACGCTGCTGCTGAGCGCAACCGTCGGTAACAGCTACGAATTCACACGCTGGCTGCAACGCAGTTGTGGCCGCAATTTGCAGTTGGTCGAAGGCAAAGATCGCAAGGTGCCGTTGAGCTTCAACTGGGTCAACGACCATCTGCTGGACGAGTGGATGGAGAAGATGGCCGATGGCGACGAAGTTCAGCGACGTACGCCGGCACTGGTGTTTTGCTTCAATCGCGATGAGTGTTGGCAGGTCGGCGAGTTGCTCAAAGGCAAGCAGGTACTGGACAAATCCAAGCAGCCACACATCGCCGCTGAATTGGAAAAACACGATTGGTTCGAAGGAGCTGGCCCCAAGTTAAAGCAGTTATTGCTGCGCGGCGTGGGCATTCATCATGCCGGTGTGCTGCCCAAGTATCGCCGCGTGGTGGAAGAATTGTTCCAGAAAAAGCTGTTGAGCGTAACGGTCTGCACCGAAACGTTATCTGCCGGGATCAACCTGCCGGCACGGAGCGTGGTGCTGCCTACCATCCTAAAAGGACCTCGCGAAAAGCGGCGGCTGATCGATACCGCGTCCGCACAGCAGATTTTTGGCCGCGCGGGCCGGCCGCAATTCGATTCCGAAGGTTACATCTACGCGCTGGCTCACGAAGATGATGTCAAGCTGCTGCGCTGGCGCCAGAAATACGATCAAATCCCGGAGGATACCAAAGACCCGGGTCTGATGCGGGCCAAGAAGGCACTGAAGAAAAAGATGCCGCGCCGCCGCGAAGGCGAAACCTATTGGACTCAGGAACAATTCGACAAGTTGCGCAGTGGCCAAGCTGCCAAGCTGTCCAGCCGTGGCAACCTGCCCTGGCGTCTTCTGGCTTACCTGTTGCTACAAAACCCCGCCGTTCAACCGTTGCGTGAGATGGTGGGACGTCGGTTGCTGGATAGCGGGCAAGTCGACAAAGCCCAGGAGCAGCTCAACCGCATGTTGCTAACATTGTGGACGGCGGGTTATGTACAGCTCGATCCAAAACCCAAGGTTGGCCGAGCAACTGCGCCTCCGCCAGTCAGCAATCAAGCTGGCGATAGCACGTTCTCGGGCAAACCATCCGGTGGAGGTCTGCTGGAAGCTGCCGGCCTGAGCAAGCTGGTGGCTTCATCGCGTGAATCGCTAGCGTCACAGGCTTCAAGTGCTGATTCGTCGCCATCACTGGATGGTACCAGCGATTACGACTTGAAGAGCTATCGCCCGGAATTCGCATATCCAGAGCCGCGACTGGAACTACTGGTCCGCCTGCGGAGCATTCACCCGCTGTACGGCGAGTTCTTGGCCGGGCATTTGGCGATCGCCGATGACACCGAGCGTTTACTGGCGTTGGAAAGTACACTGGAAATGCCTGGCACAGTAGCTCGTCATGTGCGCGTACCGAAAATTGAAGAACTGCCTCCGGGACCTCTGGCGACTCTGCGACTGGACGAGCGGCTGCTGGAACTTGGTCTAGCCAGTCAAGAAGAACTGATTGGTCGTCAGCCGCGTGACGATCAATCGCCAGAACGACGCTACGGTTCAGGCGTATTTGATGAACAACCGGTGTGGATCATTACACTGGGCGAAAAGCTGCAGCGGTTGTTTCAGTATGATTTTCCGAACGTACATGACCTGTCGATTACGCCAGTTCACGTGGCGGGCGAGGTATTGGAATTCGGTGGTCAGTTCAACAAGTACATCGTAGCCAAGGGCCTGCAAAAGCATGAAGGCATCATCTTTCGACATTTGCTGAGATTAATCCTGTTGTTGGATGAAATGGCCAGCATTCCACCAGCCGAATGCACCACCCAAGAATGGGAGGATCGCATCGACCGGCAAATTGGGCGGCTAACCGAATGCTGCCGCCAAGTTGATCCCGACAGCACTGATGAAGCATTGGACAGCGGTCGTGGTGGTGACGAGCTGACTCGTAAGTTGCCGCCCGTCCGGAAGTGACAGGGCAGCTACCGTCGCGCAGACAGTGGGGCTGTTCATACCGGTCCACGCTTTGGCGAACCTGGCCACGGCGAACGAGTTCCGTCAATTGGCCCCACTAAACCGCTGCAGATTCTGACGATAGTGCGGCTCGCGGGGATTCAGTCGCACGCAGTCGCGCATCGTTTGAATGGCCGAGGCTGTGTCACCCATGTTGAATTGAACTTCCGCCAACGTGTCCAGATAGACCGGCGAACTGGGCGCGATGCGAACTGCTGTGCGGGCCAACTCTAATGCCTCATCCAGGTTTCGTTCACACTGCGAATACATCCACGCCA comes from the Pirellulaceae bacterium genome and includes:
- a CDS encoding DEAD/DEAH box helicase, with amino-acid sequence MNSPAGLSRDAIAAEYFELLPFTPYPIQEEALLAYFTSPQGVLVCAPTGTGKTLIAEAAVYEALRGGTRAYYTTPLIALTDQKLHELRASAVRWGFRESDIGLVTGNRRVNADAPVLVVVAEILLNRLLQPETFDFSQVHAVVMDEFHSFNDPERGIVWELTLGMLPAHTRTLLLSATVGNSYEFTRWLQRSCGRNLQLVEGKDRKVPLSFNWVNDHLLDEWMEKMADGDEVQRRTPALVFCFNRDECWQVGELLKGKQVLDKSKQPHIAAELEKHDWFEGAGPKLKQLLLRGVGIHHAGVLPKYRRVVEELFQKKLLSVTVCTETLSAGINLPARSVVLPTILKGPREKRRLIDTASAQQIFGRAGRPQFDSEGYIYALAHEDDVKLLRWRQKYDQIPEDTKDPGLMRAKKALKKKMPRRREGETYWTQEQFDKLRSGQAAKLSSRGNLPWRLLAYLLLQNPAVQPLREMVGRRLLDSGQVDKAQEQLNRMLLTLWTAGYVQLDPKPKVGRATAPPPVSNQAGDSTFSGKPSGGGLLEAAGLSKLVASSRESLASQASSADSSPSLDGTSDYDLKSYRPEFAYPEPRLELLVRLRSIHPLYGEFLAGHLAIADDTERLLALESTLEMPGTVARHVRVPKIEELPPGPLATLRLDERLLELGLASQEELIGRQPRDDQSPERRYGSGVFDEQPVWIITLGEKLQRLFQYDFPNVHDLSITPVHVAGEVLEFGGQFNKYIVAKGLQKHEGIIFRHLLRLILLLDEMASIPPAECTTQEWEDRIDRQIGRLTECCRQVDPDSTDEALDSGRGGDELTRKLPPVRK